One Bacillus sp. FJAT-52991 genomic region harbors:
- a CDS encoding sigma-54 interaction domain-containing protein, translating into MLVNVTDAKEMFEAILSTIDEGIHAVDANGITIFYNHIAAKHDGLEGEEVLGKHLLDVFPSLSVDTSTLMKVCQTGEPIYNQHQSYLNIRGMLIDTVNTTLPIKVDNELVGAVEIAKNFTKIKQLSEKLLDLQAKVETTKSQKKPASHNTGASFQMTDIITNDVAFNQLKSTALKVAATTSPILIYGETGTGKELLVQSIHNASPRQTQPFIAQNCAAIPSSLLESILFGTAKGSYTGAMDRPGLFELADGGTLFLDELNSMPLDIQAKLLRVLQNGGIRRVGGTKEFAVNVRIIAALNEPAEHCVREKTLRSDLYYRLNVIHLHLPPLKDRKGDIPLLMDHFIQKYNFRFGKLVTKTTEEVKAILAHYEWPGNVRELEHAIESAMNLVEGDMIMKEHLPLHIVESDFSIINAQTPALQPLRQALAETEEQLIYRALEETNGNIQQAAKLLEIPRQTLQYKLAKLKLS; encoded by the coding sequence ATGCTTGTAAATGTAACGGATGCAAAAGAAATGTTTGAAGCGATTTTAAGCACGATCGATGAAGGGATTCATGCGGTCGATGCAAATGGCATAACCATTTTTTATAATCATATTGCAGCAAAGCATGATGGATTAGAGGGCGAAGAAGTACTCGGTAAACATTTATTAGATGTTTTCCCCTCTTTATCTGTTGACACGAGTACATTGATGAAGGTATGTCAAACGGGAGAGCCTATTTATAATCAGCATCAATCGTACCTTAATATTCGCGGTATGTTAATAGATACGGTGAATACTACATTGCCAATCAAAGTGGACAACGAACTAGTCGGTGCTGTTGAAATTGCGAAAAATTTCACGAAAATTAAGCAATTGTCGGAGAAACTGTTAGACTTGCAGGCAAAGGTTGAAACAACAAAAAGTCAAAAGAAACCTGCTAGTCATAACACTGGGGCAAGCTTTCAAATGACGGACATCATCACGAATGATGTGGCATTTAATCAATTAAAATCGACAGCATTAAAAGTAGCAGCAACCACCTCGCCTATTTTGATCTATGGTGAAACAGGGACAGGGAAGGAACTGCTTGTGCAGTCGATTCACAATGCCTCCCCTCGTCAAACTCAGCCTTTTATTGCTCAAAACTGTGCCGCGATTCCCTCTTCTTTGCTTGAAAGTATTTTATTTGGCACAGCGAAAGGAAGTTACACTGGTGCGATGGATCGACCGGGTCTGTTTGAACTAGCAGACGGTGGGACATTGTTTTTAGATGAGCTTAATTCGATGCCGCTTGATATTCAAGCGAAGCTACTACGAGTACTGCAAAACGGTGGCATACGCAGAGTCGGCGGGACGAAAGAATTCGCGGTAAATGTACGAATTATCGCGGCGTTAAATGAACCAGCAGAGCATTGTGTACGTGAAAAAACATTGCGCTCTGACCTTTATTATCGCCTAAACGTCATTCACCTTCATCTTCCACCGCTCAAAGACCGAAAAGGAGACATTCCTTTACTGATGGATCATTTTATTCAGAAGTATAATTTCCGCTTTGGTAAGCTCGTTACAAAGACAACAGAGGAAGTAAAGGCGATACTTGCCCATTATGAGTGGCCCGGAAATGTTCGTGAATTGGAGCATGCGATTGAATCGGCCATGAACTTAGTAGAAGGTGACATGATCATGAAAGAGCATCTCCCCCTTCACATCGTTGAAAGCGATTTCAGCATTATCAATGCCCAAACTCCCGCCTTACAGCCTTTACGGCAAGCATTAGCAGAAACCGAGGAGCAGTTAATTTATCGAGCGTTAGAAGAGACAAACGGAAACATTCAGCAAGCTGCCAAATTGTTAGAAATCCCCCGACAAACGCTGCAATATAAATTAGCTAAATTAAAACTATCTTAA
- a CDS encoding aminotransferase class I/II-fold pyridoxal phosphate-dependent enzyme: MNLTLTLFDQSTRSTLDHSEAPLYEALCLYEKSKRTSLHVPGHKDGRVFDEEALDRFSSILKIDATESKGIDDLHHPTDFIKDAQILAADAFGADHTFFLVGGSTIGNIGVALTLCSPGDKILVQRNMHKSVFHGLMLAGAQPIFIAPAIESTTKVAKVSELDFIEQALKDNPDVKGVWITNPNYYGMSQDISRLVDTCHQAGVPLIVDEAHGAHFGQADLVPPSALSKGADLVVQSTHKMLTAMTMASMLHMNGDLVSRERLAQVLGMIQSTSPSYPLLASLDLARRYLVMNGRAQLTKTVNRLEKRRVELTPELKTLSIWGGSDEVDFRDPLKWIISSDNEAISGYQLLDLFYEQGCTAEISDPRNIVFLFSLNETQEDIEKVVRAIQAIDEKLQQWSPTESQEKGETVLFAEEGTLYKPEISLRDAFHMPRKKVALQEAVGSLCGEMVLPYPPGIPLLTPGERITATHVETISQLKEMGAYFQSPSDDTMKSIYVLR, translated from the coding sequence ATGAATCTTACATTAACATTATTTGACCAATCCACTCGTTCAACATTAGACCATTCAGAGGCACCACTTTATGAAGCACTTTGTTTATATGAAAAAAGTAAGCGCACATCGTTACACGTACCGGGTCATAAAGATGGCCGTGTATTTGATGAAGAAGCATTGGATCGTTTTTCAAGCATTTTAAAAATTGATGCCACGGAATCGAAAGGAATTGACGACCTTCATCATCCAACTGATTTCATTAAAGATGCACAAATATTAGCAGCCGATGCTTTTGGAGCGGATCATACCTTTTTTCTTGTAGGAGGCAGTACGATCGGAAATATTGGCGTCGCTCTTACGTTATGCAGTCCTGGTGACAAAATCCTTGTTCAACGCAATATGCATAAATCTGTTTTTCATGGGCTAATGTTAGCTGGCGCTCAACCGATTTTTATCGCTCCAGCCATTGAATCAACAACAAAAGTCGCCAAAGTGTCTGAGCTTGATTTCATCGAGCAAGCTTTAAAGGACAACCCAGATGTGAAAGGTGTATGGATTACCAACCCTAATTACTATGGAATGAGCCAAGATATTTCTCGTTTAGTCGATACTTGTCATCAAGCAGGTGTGCCATTAATCGTGGATGAAGCCCATGGCGCTCATTTTGGACAAGCGGATTTAGTCCCACCTTCCGCACTGTCAAAAGGAGCAGATCTCGTCGTTCAGTCCACTCACAAAATGTTAACGGCGATGACAATGGCCTCCATGCTTCATATGAATGGTGATCTAGTATCCCGCGAAAGATTGGCACAAGTGCTAGGAATGATTCAATCGACGAGCCCTTCCTATCCGCTGTTAGCCTCTCTTGATCTAGCTAGACGTTATCTAGTGATGAATGGTCGCGCGCAATTAACAAAAACCGTCAATCGCTTAGAAAAAAGACGAGTAGAATTAACTCCCGAATTGAAAACGCTTTCCATTTGGGGAGGCAGTGATGAAGTAGATTTTCGAGATCCGCTCAAATGGATTATTTCTAGTGATAACGAAGCCATCTCTGGTTATCAATTGCTTGACTTGTTTTATGAGCAAGGCTGTACAGCGGAAATCAGTGATCCAAGAAATATCGTCTTCTTATTTTCTTTAAATGAAACGCAGGAAGATATTGAAAAAGTCGTGAGAGCTATTCAAGCAATTGATGAGAAACTGCAGCAATGGTCGCCAACTGAATCACAAGAGAAAGGCGAAACTGTGTTGTTTGCTGAAGAAGGCACACTTTACAAGCCGGAAATTTCATTGCGAGACGCCTTTCATATGCCTCGTAAAAAAGTGGCATTACAAGAGGCGGTCGGTTCTCTTTGCGGGGAAATGGTTCTCCCCTACCCTCCAGGTATTCCATTGCTAACACCTGGGGAGCGAATCACTGCTACTCATGTCGAAACGATTAGCCAGTTAAAAGAAATGGGGGCCTATTTCCAAAGTCCTTCTGACGATACGATGAAATCCATTTACGTTCTACGCTAA
- a CDS encoding amino acid permease — protein MQNNTSQSTALVSNETNQEISHQAPQELQRHLKSRHLTMIALGGTIGTGLFLASGNSIHTAGPGGALLAYSVIGFMVYFVMTSLAEMAAFLPVSGSFSTYATRFVDPALGFALGWNYWYNWAITIASELTAVALLMKFWFPDSPSILWSGLCLILIFLLNYMSVKGFGESEYWFSMIKVVTVIVFLIMGVMMIFGIIGGEYVGFKNFTIGDAPFHGGFMAILGIFMAAGYSFQGTELFGVAAGETDNPSESIPKAVRQVFWRILLFYIFAILVISLLIPYTTPSLASEDVTLSPFTLVFEQAGIAFAASVMNAIILTSVLSAGSSGLYASTRMLRDLAKEGKAPKFLAKLDHRGVPVRALIITSLVGTLAFLTSFFGDGAVYIWLLNASGMSGFIAWLGISISHYRFRKAYIAQGRDLSELPYKAKWFPFGPIFAFGLCLIVILGQNYSAFSGDIDWNGILISYIGLPLFLIVWLGYKFTKKTKVVPLTQCDFEKK, from the coding sequence ATGCAAAATAACACCTCACAATCAACGGCTTTAGTTTCAAATGAGACAAATCAGGAGATTAGCCACCAAGCACCGCAAGAGTTACAACGTCATTTGAAATCCAGACATTTAACGATGATTGCCCTTGGAGGAACAATCGGAACAGGGCTGTTTCTTGCCAGTGGCAACTCCATTCATACAGCCGGACCAGGCGGAGCCCTTCTTGCTTATTCGGTCATTGGGTTTATGGTCTATTTTGTTATGACAAGTCTGGCAGAAATGGCCGCCTTTTTACCGGTATCTGGTTCGTTTAGCACCTATGCGACACGATTTGTTGATCCAGCCCTTGGGTTTGCTCTTGGCTGGAATTATTGGTATAACTGGGCGATCACGATTGCTTCTGAGCTAACAGCTGTGGCCTTGCTGATGAAGTTTTGGTTCCCAGATAGCCCTTCTATTCTTTGGAGCGGACTATGTTTAATACTTATCTTTCTATTAAATTACATGTCTGTTAAGGGATTTGGAGAATCGGAGTATTGGTTTTCAATGATTAAAGTGGTCACGGTCATTGTTTTTCTAATCATGGGTGTGATGATGATTTTCGGAATTATCGGTGGCGAGTACGTCGGCTTTAAAAACTTTACGATTGGCGATGCTCCATTTCACGGTGGGTTCATGGCCATTTTAGGAATCTTTATGGCCGCCGGCTACTCCTTCCAAGGGACAGAATTATTCGGAGTGGCTGCTGGGGAAACAGATAACCCAAGTGAGTCGATTCCAAAAGCTGTTCGACAAGTGTTTTGGCGTATTTTATTGTTTTATATTTTTGCGATTTTGGTCATCAGTTTGCTCATTCCATATACGACACCGAGCCTTGCTAGTGAAGATGTTACACTCAGTCCCTTCACGCTCGTGTTTGAGCAAGCAGGGATTGCCTTTGCCGCTTCTGTCATGAACGCCATTATTTTAACATCTGTTCTTTCAGCTGGAAGTTCCGGTTTGTATGCCTCTACACGGATGCTACGGGACTTGGCAAAGGAAGGAAAAGCCCCTAAATTTTTAGCGAAGCTTGATCATCGCGGCGTCCCTGTTCGTGCCTTAATCATAACTTCTCTCGTTGGAACATTGGCTTTTCTCACTTCTTTCTTCGGAGATGGTGCCGTTTATATTTGGTTATTAAACGCATCTGGTATGTCGGGCTTTATCGCTTGGCTTGGCATTTCAATTAGTCATTACCGTTTCAGGAAAGCCTATATTGCACAAGGACGGGATCTTAGTGAACTCCCTTATAAAGCAAAATGGTTCCCATTCGGTCCCATCTTTGCCTTCGGACTATGTCTCATTGTCATCCTCGGGCAAAATTATAGTGCTTTCAGCGGAGACATCGATTGGAACGGCATACTGATCTCCTATATCGGTCTCCCTTTATTCTTAATCGTTTGGCTTGGCTATAAATTCACGAAGAAAACAAAAGTCGTTCCTCTTACACAATGTGATTTTGAGAAGAAATAA
- a CDS encoding amidohydrolase produces the protein MADIVFLHGEVITVDEQNQILEAVAIKENRIIATGTSEEIERLVGPQTKVIDLKGKSLLPGFIDSHLHISAYGIDKLGVSCKAAHIHSLQDIFQDLHQKASELPAGKWVRAWGFNETKVAEQRYPTREELDEVSTEHPIIIIRACNHISVVNSKALEIFGIHGNTPDPKGGMIESNSEGELTGRLIETAHFQIAKKVTYSEEEIAQALALASADFVAAGITSIHDAGCNDSDGFRAMYQAVQQDLVQVRIYAMVCAMDNPELFLESMIHAGMVTGIGDDRFKIGPAKLFTDGSSSGPTIATRKPYTSNPEDYGILYYTQEELNRRLGEAHKKGFQITAHAQGDQAIEVVLNCIEAAQQKHSRPDARPRIEHAGISEPDLIERMKQLGVIPIPNPAFFYEYGEGYVHNYGERVNHMYPLRDFFDHHIVAAAGSDSPVTDYRPLFGIQAAVNRKSKQGQEIGSNQTVSVLEAIRAYTWNGAYASFDEQYKGSIEVGKLADLVILDGSILQADPADIADLPVHMTIIDGEVVYQAE, from the coding sequence ATGGCTGACATCGTGTTTCTTCATGGAGAAGTCATTACGGTAGATGAACAGAATCAAATATTGGAAGCAGTTGCAATCAAGGAAAACCGAATTATTGCTACCGGTACCTCAGAGGAGATTGAGCGTCTTGTAGGTCCGCAGACCAAGGTCATTGACTTAAAAGGGAAAAGTTTGCTGCCGGGATTTATCGACTCCCATTTGCATATTTCCGCCTATGGCATCGACAAGTTGGGAGTAAGTTGTAAAGCTGCCCACATTCATTCATTACAGGATATTTTTCAGGATTTACATCAAAAAGCATCCGAGCTCCCGGCAGGAAAATGGGTGCGGGCTTGGGGCTTCAATGAAACCAAAGTCGCGGAACAACGGTATCCGACTAGAGAAGAATTGGATGAGGTTTCAACAGAGCACCCAATTATCATTATCCGCGCGTGTAACCACATCTCGGTGGTCAACTCAAAAGCACTCGAAATCTTTGGGATTCACGGGAATACGCCTGATCCTAAAGGAGGGATGATTGAAAGTAACAGTGAGGGAGAGCTGACAGGGCGTTTAATTGAAACAGCTCATTTCCAAATTGCCAAGAAAGTCACCTATTCTGAAGAAGAAATCGCTCAAGCCTTGGCGCTCGCGTCTGCCGATTTTGTAGCGGCTGGGATTACCAGTATCCATGATGCAGGTTGCAATGACTCTGATGGCTTTCGAGCGATGTATCAAGCGGTTCAGCAAGATTTGGTCCAAGTGCGTATTTATGCGATGGTCTGCGCAATGGACAATCCCGAACTGTTTTTGGAAAGCATGATTCATGCCGGAATGGTAACAGGTATAGGAGATGACCGGTTCAAAATCGGACCAGCAAAGTTGTTTACGGATGGCAGCAGCAGCGGTCCGACCATCGCTACCCGTAAGCCGTACACAAGCAACCCAGAGGATTACGGTATTTTGTACTACACACAAGAAGAACTGAACCGACGATTAGGAGAAGCGCACAAAAAAGGATTCCAGATTACGGCCCACGCCCAAGGAGATCAGGCGATTGAAGTGGTCTTGAATTGTATTGAGGCGGCCCAGCAGAAGCATTCTCGTCCAGATGCCCGTCCGCGTATTGAACATGCGGGGATTTCAGAACCGGATCTGATTGAGCGAATGAAACAGCTTGGCGTCATCCCGATCCCTAACCCTGCTTTTTTCTACGAGTATGGCGAGGGCTACGTGCATAATTATGGGGAGCGAGTGAATCACATGTATCCATTGCGCGACTTCTTTGACCATCACATCGTTGCAGCAGCTGGCTCCGATAGTCCAGTGACCGATTACCGCCCGCTGTTTGGGATTCAGGCAGCGGTGAACCGGAAGAGCAAACAGGGACAAGAGATTGGAAGCAACCAAACCGTTTCTGTACTGGAGGCGATCCGAGCCTATACATGGAACGGGGCCTACGCTAGCTTTGATGAACAATACAAAGGAAGCATTGAAGTTGGAAAATTGGCCGATCTAGTAATCCTAGACGGAAGCATTTTGCAAGCTGATCCAGCCGATATCGCCGACCTTCCTGTTCATATGACGATCATTGATGGGGAGGTCGTCTATCAAGCTGAATAA
- a CDS encoding MerR family transcriptional regulator, translating to MRIGTFAKKFDVTIDTIRYYIELGLVIPVKKDTQFEFDQTCIDDMTLIKELKQYQFTLQEIHKVLSFKRITLFTDQEDIDYYIQTLLEKKQQLLQEKKQIEQSARLIDEKIDQLCKISVTEKATGVPLSFVSLFHCPTCQEALRVKDAQIQGEYLFCGQMECHCGYKAKIEDGIVITPGRDQTPSNEYYIYDPKLFHEIMPEFITLLEKGSLWMYKRMAEEDLTNRVVIQTNVETFVFSPKFVATLQPNVFYIFTGNSLEMLRKLKGKIQHMNPQLPVLYMVNSDLRLPMKQHSIDCVIDSLSFNEHSLLNHSFALETLLPYLKQDSFIVGNTSYYGAQARSLTNLLHFFPNSHPKNLHKGFVEEKLNESGFKITEKEYLGFITNPGEYVEFHIKKEKMHFSAYVASFQSAS from the coding sequence ATGAGAATCGGTACCTTTGCTAAAAAATTCGATGTCACTATCGATACGATCCGTTATTATATAGAACTCGGACTTGTAATCCCTGTCAAAAAAGATACTCAGTTCGAATTTGATCAGACATGCATAGATGACATGACCTTAATTAAGGAGTTAAAACAATACCAGTTCACCCTGCAAGAGATCCACAAAGTCCTGTCATTCAAACGGATTACCCTGTTTACAGATCAGGAAGATATCGATTACTACATCCAGACACTTCTTGAAAAAAAACAACAGCTACTGCAGGAAAAAAAACAGATCGAACAATCAGCCCGCTTAATCGACGAAAAAATAGACCAATTGTGCAAAATATCGGTAACAGAGAAAGCAACAGGTGTTCCGTTATCCTTTGTTTCCCTCTTTCATTGCCCTACGTGTCAAGAAGCACTGCGGGTTAAAGATGCACAGATACAAGGAGAGTATTTGTTTTGTGGCCAAATGGAGTGCCATTGCGGATATAAAGCAAAGATCGAAGACGGAATTGTGATAACACCCGGCCGTGATCAAACTCCCTCTAACGAATACTATATTTATGACCCGAAGTTGTTTCACGAAATTATGCCGGAGTTCATCACCTTGCTTGAAAAAGGAAGTTTATGGATGTACAAACGAATGGCAGAAGAAGACCTGACGAATCGAGTGGTGATTCAGACCAACGTAGAAACGTTTGTCTTTTCTCCAAAATTTGTAGCTACGCTGCAGCCAAATGTCTTCTATATATTCACGGGAAACAGCTTGGAGATGCTACGCAAATTAAAAGGAAAGATACAACATATGAATCCTCAACTTCCTGTACTATACATGGTAAACAGCGACTTGAGGCTACCGATGAAACAACACTCCATTGATTGTGTCATTGACAGCTTATCATTCAATGAACATTCGCTTTTGAATCATTCGTTTGCCTTGGAAACATTGCTCCCCTATCTGAAGCAGGATAGTTTTATTGTTGGGAATACCTCCTATTACGGGGCACAGGCTAGATCACTTACTAATCTGCTTCACTTCTTCCCCAACTCCCATCCTAAGAACTTGCATAAAGGGTTTGTGGAGGAAAAACTAAATGAAAGCGGATTCAAAATAACAGAGAAAGAATATCTGGGCTTCATCACCAATCCTGGCGAATATGTTGAATTTCATATAAAGAAAGAGAAAATGCATTTTTCTGCCTATGTTGCATCGTTCCAATCAGCGTCTTAG
- a CDS encoding DUF1657 domain-containing protein has protein sequence MTVITDVKQTLAGLKGAQASFEAFALATDNEQAKQLYQDAAQQAQQIVDNISPRLEQIEQEEPQYKEQ, from the coding sequence ATGACGGTAATTACTGACGTCAAGCAAACGTTAGCTGGATTAAAAGGTGCACAAGCTAGCTTCGAAGCCTTTGCACTTGCGACAGATAATGAACAAGCGAAGCAGCTTTATCAAGATGCAGCTCAGCAAGCACAACAAATTGTAGACAATATTTCTCCGCGCCTTGAGCAAATTGAACAAGAAGAGCCTCAATACAAAGAACAATAA
- a CDS encoding DUF2500 domain-containing protein has product MYDVDGGGDWLFTAVPALIGIIFVIIFVVIITNLFRGVSQWKKNEDSPRLSVPALVKTKRTNVTRHNQHHSSTTYFITFEFESEDRSEFRVSGKEYGMLAEGDSGTLIFQGTRYIDFNRKLNENSEDMQEPE; this is encoded by the coding sequence ATGTATGATGTTGATGGAGGCGGAGATTGGCTATTCACAGCTGTTCCGGCATTGATAGGAATTATTTTTGTGATTATTTTTGTAGTGATAATAACTAATTTATTCAGAGGTGTTAGTCAATGGAAGAAAAACGAGGATTCCCCTCGCTTATCTGTTCCTGCCCTGGTCAAAACGAAACGAACAAATGTGACGAGACATAATCAGCATCACTCTTCTACGACGTACTTTATTACATTTGAGTTCGAGAGTGAGGATCGGTCAGAGTTTCGTGTTTCAGGTAAGGAATATGGCATGCTTGCAGAAGGGGATAGCGGCACGTTAATCTTTCAAGGAACAAGGTATATTGATTTTAATCGGAAGTTGAATGAAAATAGTGAAGATATGCAGGAACCCGAATAA
- a CDS encoding YjdF family protein, with translation MKLTIYYDGQFYVGIIEMVSGKTLKAYRYIFSAEPKDQEILDFINRDLLKHIEKHDQKGITIQNDLPKKVNPKRLQRMVSKEMKQANISTKAQEAIQEEYALRKKEKSRKNKHQQEELKRFKRELKIQKAKKKHKGR, from the coding sequence ATGAAACTAACTATTTATTATGATGGTCAATTTTATGTAGGAATCATTGAAATGGTATCTGGAAAGACTCTTAAAGCTTATCGTTATATTTTTAGTGCGGAACCGAAAGATCAGGAAATTTTAGATTTTATTAACAGGGATTTGCTAAAACATATCGAAAAGCATGACCAAAAAGGAATCACGATCCAAAATGATTTACCCAAAAAAGTAAATCCAAAACGGCTTCAAAGAATGGTTTCTAAGGAAATGAAGCAAGCTAACATTTCCACAAAAGCACAAGAAGCCATTCAAGAGGAATATGCTCTGCGAAAAAAAGAAAAGTCTAGAAAAAATAAGCACCAGCAAGAGGAACTCAAGAGATTTAAAAGAGAGTTAAAAATCCAAAAAGCTAAAAAGAAACATAAGGGTAGATAG